The following is a genomic window from Phyllobacterium zundukense.
GCCGCTCTATCCGAAGCTCCTGGAGCGGCTGGTGGAGGAAGCGAAGAAGATCAAGATGGGCAACGGCCTCGACGCGGGCACGCTGCTCGGGCCGCTCGTCAACAAAGGCCAGTATGAGGATGTCCTTCGTCACATCGACCGCGCCGTCGAGCAGGGCGCGACGGTTTCTTGCGGCGGCAAGTATGAAGACTTTGACAAAGGCTTCTGGGTCGCGCCGACCATCCTCACCAACATGGCGCTCGACAGCGATGCCTGGGTGGAAGAAATCTTCGGCCCAGTCGTCTGCATCCGTCCTTTCGAGACCGAGGAGGAGGCGATCCGTCTATCGAACGACTCCCGTTTCGGTCTTGCCGCCGCCGTCATGTCGGCCGATGACGCGCGTGCCGAGCGCGTCGCCGCGGCCTTCCGCGCTGGCATAGTCTGGATCAACTGCTCGCAGCCGACTTTCACCGAAGCCCCGTGGGGCGGCTACAAGCAATCCGGCATCGGCCGGGAACTTGGCCGCTGGGGCCTCGACAACTATTTGGAGACCAAACAGATCACCCGTCTGGTCAGCGATGAGCCATGGGGGTGGTATCTCAAATGACCTTCGACAAGGCGCTCGATATCCTGCTTGTCCATTGCCAGGGCGAAAGTGGCAATGTGCTTTTCAATGGCGCGCCAGAAATTCCGGGCGCGACCATTCTCGAAAAAATGGACCATCTGAACAATGTCGACCCGTCGCTCCGTCTGTTCCTGACACGCGAGCCTCGCGCGCAGGTCGTGCACACGACGAACCTGCTTTTGGCCCCAACCCGGCCGGATGCGGATGTAGCCTTCATCGTGTTGCAGCCGGATCGCGCCCATCCGATGTCGGGCTCCAACTGCATTTGCGTTGTGACCGCGCTCTTGGAAACCGGCCGGGTCAAAATGATCGAACCGGAAACGGTTGTCCGGCTGGATACGGCAGCCGGTCTGATTGTCGCCCGCGCGCATTGTGAAGGCGGCCGTTGCCTTTCAGTGAGCCTCGACAATGTCCCAGCCTTCGTCCAGCAGCTCGACGTCACAATTGAAACCGCGAAATGGGGACGGATCACTGGCGACATTGCCTTCGGAGGCGTCTTCTACGCTCAGATCAATGTGGATCAGGTGGGACTGCGGACTGTGCCGGAAGCGGCCCGCGCGCTTGCCGACGCAGGGACCGAGATCAAGTCTCTGCTGGCCGAGCAGGTCACCGTCAACCACCCTGAGATCCCGGGCCTGAACGAGATCGCCTATGTGATGTTCCGCGACTATCAACCGGACGGTTCGGTCATCACCTGCACCACGCTCAAGCCGGGTCGTGTGGATCGTTCGCCTTGCGGCACGGGTTCCTCGGCCAATATCGCAATCCTGCATGCAAGGGGGCAGGCGCGGACCGGCGACAAGCGAATCTCGCGAAGCATCATTGGCGGCACCTTCACGACAGAGATTTTGGGCGAGACGACGATTGGAGGCCGTCCCGCCGTTCTGCCGCGTATCACCGGCCAGGGCTATGTATTCGGCCGCCAGCAGTTGCGATTGGATCCTCAGGATCCGTTCCTGCACGGATTTGCAATGTCGGACACTTGGGGTCTGCAGGTCGGTGAACTGTGAAACTTGTCGGACAATCCACCCATGTGACGGGCGCGACGGGTGCCATCGGGCAGGTGATTTGCTGCGCGCTGGTGGGCGAGGGGGCAAGGGTCATCGTCCACTATGGTCTTAATCGCAATGCGGCAGAGCCGCTCGTGACCGCTCGACGGAAATGGCAGGTGTCTTTCTGCCGATCTTTCGGATCCCTGTGCTCCGCAGGCCCTGTGGGATCAGGCACGCATTTGCCGGTACGCTAACGGATCTGGTCAATAATGCGGGCGTCCGCTCCGAAGTTGCCATCGAGGCGCCGATGGATGAACGTTTGGGAGGGCGACAGTCGCGGGCACGAGGTACGCATCGTTCGATCAAACGCAGGAATCGTTGGTTGCGAGCCCCCGCAACCACCATCCCTGCGATAACAAAGAGCTGCTTTGCGCCAACAAACGGACCGGTCGAAGGAAATGCTCGGTCTAATCGCGGGTTCTGCGGTCCGACTTGGTTCAAGGCGTGATATTCAAAGTTTCGGACACGGTTTGAGCTTTTTCGACAACACCGGCCTGATGGGCTGTTGGGGAAGACGAACATCTCAAAAAATCCAGCCGATCACGGGCTTGGGATGTCGTTTCCGGTAGGCGTGTGTACCGCCCCTCGAAAGTGTCGGCGATTTGTCGTTCGGCCCTTCTGGACAATATAACGTAAAGCTGCGCGAACAGATCTCGCGCTTGCCTGCCAGGCCAGTCCTCGGGCAGGACGTCAGTCGGGAGCAGCGGATCTGCGAGGAGAACATGCCGGTACCGATGCACAAGCAAAAGCCGAACAAAAACGCAGTCGACCTCCGGCGCATAAGGATGAGTAAGGAGATGATCCAGGACCGGTCCGAACCGCACGATTAAGTCGCGGTACTCTTCAGCATAAACAGCCAGGGGCCACAATGTCGGTGCGAGTGTGACCATTTCCGTTTGGCCCTGGATTAAATCGCAGTGGAAAGTGATTGCCATTGTGAGTGGAAGATGCGCGTGGTTTGGTCGGATGTAGAGATTCTCGCCGATTCTGCCGAGGTGTTGCTGCCTGATCGTTTCCTCCTCCAGATGCGATGCTTGATACATAATCCAGCCCTCGGGGTCGGGTACTGGTTGGAATAGTAACCTCGCAGCGGTGTCGAACTCCTCTTTTGCTGCTTCGGCAAGCCGATAATAGCTTCGCCTTCCCTCGCGTTCTCCAATCAGCCGCCCGGATCCCACGAGGCGCGACACAGCCGTCCGAACATGCGTCTCCGAAATCCCGAACCGAACGCAAACCTCGATGAGCGTTCCCATCCACAGGACGCCGCCACGGGGCACAACGATGTCACCGTAAATGGTTACGATCAACGATGCTGCCCGGATACTCAGTCCTTCAAGAAGCCTGACTTTCCAGTTCTCTGCTCCAACAGAGTTGGAGATTGCGTAGGTCTCGTTTTGAATGCCGTCAGCCAAAGCACGCCCTCCTAACGTCCGACGATGTGAACCGCCAATGAGGCTCAACATAGACGAAAAATACGATAATAAAACCAGCTACTTACGAAAACATCACAAAAAACACCAAAAAATGAATTGAAGTGTGATGCTTTTGGAGTTATTCATTGACCGATCGGTTGGCTAAAGAGGATAGCCCCGTCTTTCGGAGGATTACGGAAAATGCCTGAAGCCTTTATCTGCGATGCCGTCCGCACGCCCATCGGCCGTTATGGCGGCCTGCTGTCGTCGGTGCGTGCCGATGACCTTGCGGCCGTGCCGCTTGCCGGGCTGATGGCGCGCAATCCCGACGTCGACTGGTCCAAGGTGGACGACCTCATCTACGGTTGCGCCAACCAGGCCGGCGAAGACAACCGCAATGTGGGCCGCATGGCCGTGCTGCTTTCGGGCCTTCCCGTTTCCGTTCCTGCCACCACCGTCAACCGCCTCTGTGGCTCCGGCATGGATGCCGTCGGCATGGCCGCGCGCGCCATCCGCGCCGGCGACTGTGATTTCGTCATTGCCGGTGGCGTCGAGAGCATGAGCCGCGCGCCCTTCGTCATGCCGAAGGCGGAAAGTGCCTTCTCCCGCGCCAATGCCGTCTACGACACGACGATCGGCTGGCGCTTCGTCAATCCGACAACGAAAAAGGCTTTTGGTGTCGACTCCATGCCGGAAACGGCCGACAACGTCGCCGCAGACTATGCCGTCAGCCGCGAGGATCAGGACGCCTTCGCCGCGCGCAGCCAGGCCCGCTGGGCGGCCGCGCACGAGGCCGGTATCTTTGCCGATGAGATCGTGCCCGTTCCTGTGCCGCAGAAGAAGGGCGATCCGCTCGTCGTCGACCGCGACGAACATCCGCGTCCCGGCACGACGGCCGAGCAACTCGGCAAGCTCAAGGGCGTCAACGGCCCGGACCTGTCCGTCACCGCCGGCAATGCCTCGGGCGTCAATGATGGTGCGGCCGCTCTGCTTATCGCCAATGAGGCTGTTGCGAAGGCACAAGGCCTGACGCCGAAGGCCCGCATCGTCGCCATGGCGGCGGCGGGCGTCGAGCCGCGCATCATGGGCGTCGGCCCGGCACCGGCGACGCGCCGGGTGCTGGAGCGCGCCGGCCTGTCGCTTGACCAGATGGATGTCATCGAACTCAACGAGGCCTTCGCCTCGCAGGCGCTGGCGGTTCTGCGCGATCTCGGCCTGCCGGACGATGCGGCGCATGTGAACCCGAACGGCGGCGCCATCGCCATCGGCCATCCGCTCGGCATGAGCGGTGCGCGGCTTGTCACCACCGCCACCTATCAGCTCCACCGCCAGGGCGGGCGCTATGCACTTTGCACGATGTGCATCGGCGTCGGCCAGGGCATCGCCATCATTCTCGAGCGCGTCTGACGCGCCGGAAACAGGAGGAAAGACCATGTATGCCCAGATGGTGAAGACCGATGCCGCGCGCGTCCGGTCCCTCGACGAGATGGAACCCCACGAGCGCGCCTTCCAGGAGCGCGTCGACGCCGGCCAGAAGATCGAGCCGAAGGAATGGATGCCGGAAGGCTATCGCAAGACGCTGGTGCGCCAGATCAGCCAGCACGCCCATTCCGAAATCGTCGGCCAGCTGCCGGAAGGCAACTGGATTTCCCGCGCGCCGACGCTGGAGCGTAAGGCCATCCTGCTCGCCAAGGTGCAGGACGAGGCGGGCCACGGCCTCTATCTCTATTGCGCCGCCGAGACGCTCGGCATCAGCCGCGACCAGATGTACGAGCAGCTCCACTCAGGCAAGGCCAAGTATTCCTCGATCTTCAACTATCCGACGCTGACCTGGGCCGATATCGGCGCGATCGGCTGGCTGGTCGATGGCGCGGCGATCATGAACCAGGTGCCGCTGCAGCGCTGTTCCTACGGCCCCTATGCGCGGGCCATGGTGCGCATCTGCAAGGAAGAGAGCTTCCACCAGCGCCAGGGTTTCGACATCCTGATGAAGATGGTGAAGGGCACTCCGGCGCAGAAGGCCATGGTGCAGGACGCGCTGAACCGTTGGTGGTGGCCGTCGTTGATGATGTTCGGCCCGTCGGACGACGCCTCCGTGCATTCGGCCCAGTCGATGGCCTGGAAGATCAAGCAGAATTCCAACGATGAGCTGCGCCAGAAATTCGTCGACCAGACTGTGCCGCAGGCAAAATATCTCGGCCTCACCGTGCCGGACCCGGACCTCAAGTGGAACGAGGAAAAGGGCGGCCATGATTTCGGCGAGCCGGACTGGGAAGAGTTCTTCAACGTGATCGCCGGCAACGGCCCCTGCAATGCGGAACGCCTCGACGCCCGCAGACAAGCCTGGGACGATGGCGTCTGGTTCCGCGACGGCCTGACCGCCCATGCGGAAAGAGCCGCTGACCGTCGCGCCGCCGCAAAGATTGCGGCTGAATAAGGGAGTGAGAACGATGTCCAGCGAATGGCCGCTTTGGGAAGTTTTCATCCGGGGCCAGCATGGCCTCAACCACCGCCATGTCGGCAGTCTGCACGCGCCCGACGCCGAAATGGCGATCAACAATGCCCGCGACGTCTATACGCGCCGCAACGAGGGCGTCAGCATCTGGGTGGTGCGGTCATCCGAGATCACCGCCAGTGCGCCCTCGGAAAAGGGGCCGCTGTTCGATCCGTCGAACTCCAAGGTCTACCGTCACCCGACCTTCTTCGACATTCCGGATGAAGTGGGGCACATGTGATGGCGACCGCAGCACTTGAACCGGCGGTCGATCAGGCCGCGCTTCTCGAATTCCTTTTGCGCATCGGCGACAATGCGCTGATCCTCGGCCATCGCGTCTCCGAATGGTGCGGCCATTCTCCGGCATTGGAGGAGGATATCGCGCTTGCCAACACCGCGCTCGACCTGATCGGCCAGACGCAACTCTGGCTCGGCCTTGCCGGCGAAGTGGAAGGCAAGGGCCGCTCGGCCGACGATCTTGCCTATCTGCGCGACGGCTACGAGTTCCGCAACATTTTGCTCGTCGAGCGCCCGAACGGTGATCTCGGCAAGACGCTGATGCGTCAGTTCCTCTTCGACGCCTGGCACTACCTGCTGCTGAAGGCGCTGAAAGGCTCGACCGAGAAGCGCATCGCCGAGATCGCGGAAAAGGCCTTCAAAGAAGTTTCCTACCATCTCGACCGCAGCCGCGACCTCGTCATTCGCCTCGGCGACGGCACGGCTGAAAGCCACCGCCGCATGCAGGAGGCGCTGGATGATCTCTGGCCCTATACCGGCGAGATGTTTACGAGCGATGCGGTGGATGCGGCACTTGTGGACGCCGGCGTCATCCCGGAACCGCAGAGCCTCAAGGCCGGCTGGGACGAGATCGTCACTGAGGCGCTTTCCGAAGGCACGCTGAAGAAGCCGGCCGACGGCTACATGCACAAGGGCGGTCGGCGCGGCGTGCACACCGAGCATCTCGGCTTCATCCTGTCCGAGATGCAGTTCCTCCAGCGCGCCTATCCGGGCGCCACCTGGTAGGAGGCGGTGATGGCCATGGCACTCCGTCCCTCGATCGACGATGTCTGGCACTGGCTTTCGGAGGTGCCGGATCCGGAAATCCCGGTGATCTCACTCACCGACCTCGGCATCATCCGTAACGTCGCCTGGCGCGACGATACGCTGGTGGTGACGGTGACGCCGACCTATTCCGGCTGTCCCGCCACCACGATCATCAATCTTGATATCGAGACGGCGCTCGCGGAAAAGGGTCTTTCGCTGGTGAAGCTGGAACGCCAGCTCTCGCCCGCCTGGACGACCGACTGGATCAGCGCCGAGGGCCGCGAAAAGCTGCGCGACTACGGCATCGCCCCGCCGATCGACGGCACGGCCGCCGGTGGCGTGCTCATGAAACGCGTCGACCGGCTTTCGGGCCGCTCGAACCTGACGATCGCCTGTCCGCGCTGCGGATCGACCAATACCGAGAAGATCAGCCAGTTCGGCTCGACGCCCTGCAAGGCGAGCTATCGTTGCACCGACTGCCTGGAACCGTTCGACTATTTCAAGTGCATCTGACCCATAGGGAGAGGGCCCGCGCATGGCACGTTTTCATCCCCTGACCGTGACCGACATTCGCCGCGAAACGCGCGATGCGGTCGTGGTCACGCTCCGGCCGTCCGACGAGGACCGCGCCGTCTTCGATTTTACGCAGGGCCAGTACCTGACTTTCCGCCGCAAGTTCGAGGATGAGGAGCTGCGCCGCTCCTATTCGATCTGCGCCGGCAGGGACGAGGGCGTGCTGAAGGTTGGCATCAAGCGCGTCGATGGCGGCTGCTTCTCCACCTGGGTCAACGAGAACCTGAAGCCCGGCGACACGCTGGAAGCCATGCCGCCGATGGGCGCCTTCTTCACGGCGCTGGAGCCGGAGGTGTCGAAACACTACCTCGGCTTTGCTGGCGGCAGCGGCATCACGCCAGTGCTTTCGATCATCAAAACAGTGCTGTCACGCGAGCCGCGCGCCCGCTTCACGCTGGTCTATGCCAACCGGCAGATCAGCTCGATCATGTTCCGCGAGGAGCTGGAGGACCTGAAGAACCTCTATCTCGGCCGCCTCTCCGTGCTGCATGTGCTGGAGAGCGAGGCGCAGGATATCGATCTCTTCACCGGCCGCATCGATGGCGCGAAATGCGCGGCCCTCTTCAGGAACTGGATCGACCCGAAGTCGGT
Proteins encoded in this region:
- a CDS encoding proline racemase family protein, which produces MTFDKALDILLVHCQGESGNVLFNGAPEIPGATILEKMDHLNNVDPSLRLFLTREPRAQVVHTTNLLLAPTRPDADVAFIVLQPDRAHPMSGSNCICVVTALLETGRVKMIEPETVVRLDTAAGLIVARAHCEGGRCLSVSLDNVPAFVQQLDVTIETAKWGRITGDIAFGGVFYAQINVDQVGLRTVPEAARALADAGTEIKSLLAEQVTVNHPEIPGLNEIAYVMFRDYQPDGSVITCTTLKPGRVDRSPCGTGSSANIAILHARGQARTGDKRISRSIIGGTFTTEILGETTIGGRPAVLPRITGQGYVFGRQQLRLDPQDPFLHGFAMSDTWGLQVGEL
- a CDS encoding PaaX family transcriptional regulator C-terminal domain-containing protein, which gives rise to MADGIQNETYAISNSVGAENWKVRLLEGLSIRAASLIVTIYGDIVVPRGGVLWMGTLIEVCVRFGISETHVRTAVSRLVGSGRLIGEREGRRSYYRLAEAAKEEFDTAARLLFQPVPDPEGWIMYQASHLEEETIRQQHLGRIGENLYIRPNHAHLPLTMAITFHCDLIQGQTEMVTLAPTLWPLAVYAEEYRDLIVRFGPVLDHLLTHPYAPEVDCVFVRLLLVHRYRHVLLADPLLPTDVLPEDWPGRQARDLFAQLYVILSRRAERQIADTFEGRYTRLPETTSQARDRLDFLRCSSSPTAHQAGVVEKAQTVSETLNITP
- the pcaF gene encoding 3-oxoadipyl-CoA thiolase, coding for MPEAFICDAVRTPIGRYGGLLSSVRADDLAAVPLAGLMARNPDVDWSKVDDLIYGCANQAGEDNRNVGRMAVLLSGLPVSVPATTVNRLCGSGMDAVGMAARAIRAGDCDFVIAGGVESMSRAPFVMPKAESAFSRANAVYDTTIGWRFVNPTTKKAFGVDSMPETADNVAADYAVSREDQDAFAARSQARWAAAHEAGIFADEIVPVPVPQKKGDPLVVDRDEHPRPGTTAEQLGKLKGVNGPDLSVTAGNASGVNDGAAALLIANEAVAKAQGLTPKARIVAMAAAGVEPRIMGVGPAPATRRVLERAGLSLDQMDVIELNEAFASQALAVLRDLGLPDDAAHVNPNGGAIAIGHPLGMSGARLVTTATYQLHRQGGRYALCTMCIGVGQGIAIILERV
- the paaA gene encoding 1,2-phenylacetyl-CoA epoxidase subunit PaaA, with the protein product MYAQMVKTDAARVRSLDEMEPHERAFQERVDAGQKIEPKEWMPEGYRKTLVRQISQHAHSEIVGQLPEGNWISRAPTLERKAILLAKVQDEAGHGLYLYCAAETLGISRDQMYEQLHSGKAKYSSIFNYPTLTWADIGAIGWLVDGAAIMNQVPLQRCSYGPYARAMVRICKEESFHQRQGFDILMKMVKGTPAQKAMVQDALNRWWWPSLMMFGPSDDASVHSAQSMAWKIKQNSNDELRQKFVDQTVPQAKYLGLTVPDPDLKWNEEKGGHDFGEPDWEEFFNVIAGNGPCNAERLDARRQAWDDGVWFRDGLTAHAERAADRRAAAKIAAE
- the paaB gene encoding 1,2-phenylacetyl-CoA epoxidase subunit PaaB, with translation MSSEWPLWEVFIRGQHGLNHRHVGSLHAPDAEMAINNARDVYTRRNEGVSIWVVRSSEITASAPSEKGPLFDPSNSKVYRHPTFFDIPDEVGHM
- the paaC gene encoding 1,2-phenylacetyl-CoA epoxidase subunit PaaC — translated: MATAALEPAVDQAALLEFLLRIGDNALILGHRVSEWCGHSPALEEDIALANTALDLIGQTQLWLGLAGEVEGKGRSADDLAYLRDGYEFRNILLVERPNGDLGKTLMRQFLFDAWHYLLLKALKGSTEKRIAEIAEKAFKEVSYHLDRSRDLVIRLGDGTAESHRRMQEALDDLWPYTGEMFTSDAVDAALVDAGVIPEPQSLKAGWDEIVTEALSEGTLKKPADGYMHKGGRRGVHTEHLGFILSEMQFLQRAYPGATW
- the paaD gene encoding 1,2-phenylacetyl-CoA epoxidase subunit PaaD; amino-acid sequence: MAMALRPSIDDVWHWLSEVPDPEIPVISLTDLGIIRNVAWRDDTLVVTVTPTYSGCPATTIINLDIETALAEKGLSLVKLERQLSPAWTTDWISAEGREKLRDYGIAPPIDGTAAGGVLMKRVDRLSGRSNLTIACPRCGSTNTEKISQFGSTPCKASYRCTDCLEPFDYFKCI
- the paaE gene encoding 1,2-phenylacetyl-CoA epoxidase subunit PaaE; this translates as MARFHPLTVTDIRRETRDAVVVTLRPSDEDRAVFDFTQGQYLTFRRKFEDEELRRSYSICAGRDEGVLKVGIKRVDGGCFSTWVNENLKPGDTLEAMPPMGAFFTALEPEVSKHYLGFAGGSGITPVLSIIKTVLSREPRARFTLVYANRQISSIMFREELEDLKNLYLGRLSVLHVLESEAQDIDLFTGRIDGAKCAALFRNWIDPKSVTTAFICGPEPMMLAIAAALREHGLRDDQIKFELFASSQPGRAPRKVGQVNGADHAAACEATVTLDGATRIFKFPKHGQSLLDAALENAMDAPYACKAGVCSTCRAKVLEGEVEMETNHALEDYEVRQGYVLTCQCYPLSDRIVVSYDQ